The proteins below come from a single Archangium lipolyticum genomic window:
- a CDS encoding alpha/beta hydrolase, protein MGHVHIIRDFASPHEGFSRTVRIYTPDAYDHEPHRRFPVLYMQDGQNVFAHPESAIYDTWCANTALESMVSEGRLEPWLIVAVDSTSNRLSEYSPWDEPRSQVQARGGPYTRFFVETLKPYIDSTYRTRQGPEWTAVMGSSLGGLISLYLGWKHPELFGRIGGLSPSVMWGWNRMFSEWSAHTRRWSRIYLDAGLHETIDPVGYTMYYGDATREFFHHLKSLGYADHELFLVLEPGGLHHEKDWQRRLPLAMRWLLC, encoded by the coding sequence ATGGGACACGTCCACATCATCCGAGACTTCGCCTCCCCGCACGAGGGGTTCTCCCGCACCGTCCGCATCTACACCCCGGACGCGTACGACCACGAGCCCCACCGGCGCTTCCCCGTGCTCTACATGCAGGACGGGCAGAACGTCTTCGCCCACCCCGAGTCCGCCATCTACGACACTTGGTGTGCCAACACCGCCCTCGAGAGCATGGTGTCCGAGGGGCGCCTGGAGCCCTGGCTCATCGTCGCGGTGGACTCGACGTCCAACAGGCTCTCCGAGTACTCGCCCTGGGACGAGCCGCGCAGCCAGGTCCAGGCCCGTGGCGGGCCCTACACCCGCTTCTTCGTCGAGACCCTCAAGCCCTACATCGATTCCACCTATCGCACCCGCCAGGGCCCTGAGTGGACGGCCGTCATGGGCTCGTCCCTGGGCGGTCTCATCTCGCTGTACCTCGGCTGGAAGCACCCCGAGCTGTTCGGCCGCATCGGCGGCCTGTCTCCCTCCGTCATGTGGGGCTGGAACCGGATGTTCTCCGAGTGGTCCGCCCACACTCGCCGTTGGTCCCGCATCTACCTGGACGCCGGTCTCCACGAGACCATCGATCCGGTCGGCTACACCATGTACTACGGCGACGCCACGCGGGAGTTCTTCCACCACCTCAAGAGCCTGGGCTACGCCGACCACGAGCTGTTCCTCGTGTTGGAGCCGGGTGGGCTCCACCACGAGAAGGACTGGCAGCGCCGGTTGCCACTCGCCATGCGCTGGCTGCTCTGCTGA